From the genome of Cytobacillus firmus, one region includes:
- the metC gene encoding cystathionine beta-lyase produces the protein MSTNYTFQTKLLHNNQKFDPETGAVSVPIQHASTFHQKDIDAFGKYDYSRSLNPTREALEEVIAELEEGIRGFAFSSGMAAISTAFLLLSQGDHVVITEDVYGGTYRMTTEVLSRFGIEHTFVDMTNLEEVKEAIRPNTKVFYVETPSNPLLKVTDIQAISSLARQHGALTFVDNTFLTPALQKPLSLGADIVLHSATKFLSGHSDVVAGLAVVKDPELGARLAFLQNSFGAVLGVQDAWLVLRGIKTLQVRLDQSVKSAEKIARFLHDHPAVNKVHYPGFAEHAGYEIQKKQAVNAGAVLSFELEDEKSMRVFVENAKIPVFAVSLGAVESILSYPAKMSHAAMPASEREQRGITDSLLRLSVGLENADDIIKDFNAALSAVEQTKQSILQRG, from the coding sequence ATGAGTACGAATTACACATTTCAAACGAAATTACTTCACAATAATCAAAAGTTCGACCCGGAAACAGGAGCTGTCAGTGTACCGATCCAGCATGCCTCCACTTTCCATCAAAAAGATATAGATGCATTCGGAAAATATGATTACAGCCGCAGCCTGAATCCAACAAGGGAAGCACTTGAAGAAGTCATCGCCGAGCTTGAAGAAGGGATTAGAGGGTTTGCCTTTTCTTCTGGAATGGCTGCCATTTCCACAGCATTCCTCCTCTTGTCACAGGGAGATCATGTGGTCATTACAGAAGACGTATATGGCGGAACCTATCGCATGACAACAGAAGTCCTGTCCCGTTTTGGCATTGAGCACACATTTGTTGATATGACTAATCTAGAGGAAGTAAAAGAAGCAATCCGTCCAAACACAAAAGTTTTTTATGTAGAGACTCCTTCCAACCCGCTGCTGAAGGTGACAGATATACAGGCCATCAGTTCACTGGCAAGACAGCATGGAGCCCTGACATTTGTGGATAATACATTCCTTACCCCTGCCCTTCAAAAACCGCTCTCTTTAGGGGCGGATATCGTGCTGCACAGCGCAACCAAATTCTTATCCGGACACAGTGACGTCGTAGCCGGCTTAGCTGTTGTGAAGGATCCGGAGTTAGGTGCAAGATTGGCTTTTCTCCAAAATTCCTTTGGAGCTGTTCTGGGTGTTCAGGATGCCTGGCTTGTTCTTAGAGGCATTAAAACGCTGCAAGTAAGGCTGGATCAGTCTGTGAAATCAGCTGAGAAGATTGCTCGTTTCCTTCATGATCACCCAGCAGTAAACAAAGTTCATTATCCCGGTTTTGCAGAACATGCCGGCTATGAAATTCAGAAAAAGCAGGCTGTGAATGCAGGTGCCGTCTTGTCTTTTGAACTTGAAGATGAAAAGTCGATGAGAGTATTTGTGGAAAATGCGAAAATTCCTGTTTTTGCAGTAAGTCTGGGAGCAGTTGAATCCATCCTCTCCTACCCTGCCAAAATGTCGCATGCAGCCATGCCTGCATCTGAAAGAGAACAGCGCGGAATTACAGACAGTCTTCTCCGTCTTTCTGTTGGCCTGGAGAACGCAGACGATATTATAAAAGATTTTAATGCAGCTTTATCTGCAGTCGAACAAACAAAGCAATCCATTTTACAGCGGGGGTGA
- a CDS encoding bifunctional homocysteine S-methyltransferase/methylenetetrahydrofolate reductase, translated as MSFLDKLKNEIIIADGAMGTLLYSYGTDSCFEELNLSQSEQIQHIHEAYIGAGAELIQTNTYAANYLKLQRYGLEDSVKEINSAAARIAKKAAAGRAYVAGTIGGIRGFKPNMITLEEIKRSFREQLYCLLLEDVDGILLETYYDLEELETVLAIARKETDLPIIAQVSLQEAGVLQNQTPIAEALTKLDGMGADVVGINCRLGPHHMLKTLESVPLPKHAHLSAYPNASIPAYTDGKFHYEGDAEYFRQSAIEFRNQGVRLLGGCCGTTPDHIKAFAEVLKGLPPIEEKEIKAVNKIIVSEKPESSRELPPLQDIVRERPSVIVELDPPRKLDTARFFEGAKALKGAGIDSITLADNSLASPRVCNSALGYLVKQQTGLRPLVHVTCRDRNIIGLQSHLMGLHALGLNDILAVTGDPARVGDFPGASSVYDVSSFELISMIKQLNEGLSFSGKDLGQKAAFSVAGAFNPNVRSLEKAVGRLEKKLEHGADYFISQPVFSEEKLLEVHEAVKDLKAPVYIGLMPLTGSRNAEFLHNEVPGIKISDSIRSRMASLKDDPARAGAEGIAIAKSLIDAAAELFNGIYLITPFMRYEMTVELSNYARETTERLSRRKQHV; from the coding sequence TTGAGTTTCCTGGATAAATTAAAGAATGAAATCATCATAGCAGATGGCGCGATGGGAACTCTTCTTTACTCCTATGGCACCGACAGCTGTTTTGAGGAATTAAATCTATCGCAATCTGAGCAGATCCAGCACATCCATGAAGCGTACATAGGCGCAGGGGCTGAATTGATCCAAACCAATACGTATGCGGCGAATTATCTGAAACTGCAGCGGTATGGGCTTGAAGACTCTGTGAAAGAGATTAATAGTGCGGCAGCCCGGATTGCCAAAAAAGCTGCCGCGGGACGCGCATATGTTGCAGGTACAATCGGCGGGATCAGAGGATTCAAGCCGAACATGATTACATTGGAGGAAATTAAAAGAAGCTTCCGTGAGCAGCTTTATTGTCTGCTGCTTGAGGATGTAGATGGTATTTTGCTTGAAACCTATTATGATCTAGAAGAACTTGAGACGGTTCTGGCTATAGCCAGAAAAGAAACCGATCTGCCGATTATCGCACAGGTTTCACTTCAGGAAGCTGGAGTTCTTCAGAACCAGACTCCTATAGCAGAGGCATTAACAAAGCTTGACGGCATGGGCGCAGATGTGGTGGGAATCAATTGCAGGCTTGGCCCCCATCATATGCTGAAAACGCTCGAAAGTGTACCTTTGCCAAAACATGCCCATTTATCTGCATATCCAAATGCCAGTATTCCAGCTTATACGGACGGCAAATTCCATTATGAAGGTGATGCGGAATATTTCCGGCAGTCCGCAATAGAATTCCGGAATCAGGGTGTCCGCCTTCTTGGAGGGTGCTGCGGAACAACACCTGACCATATCAAGGCGTTTGCTGAAGTATTAAAAGGACTTCCGCCAATCGAGGAAAAAGAAATAAAGGCAGTTAATAAAATTATAGTTTCAGAGAAACCGGAATCATCCAGAGAGCTCCCTCCTCTTCAGGATATTGTCAGAGAAAGGCCATCGGTAATTGTTGAGCTGGATCCGCCAAGGAAGCTTGATACTGCCCGCTTTTTCGAAGGTGCAAAGGCATTGAAGGGTGCTGGAATCGATTCTATTACTCTTGCAGATAACTCTCTTGCTTCACCAAGGGTATGCAACTCTGCACTTGGCTATCTTGTCAAACAGCAGACTGGATTGCGTCCCCTTGTGCATGTAACCTGCAGGGATCGAAATATAATTGGTCTTCAATCCCATTTAATGGGTCTTCATGCCCTCGGTTTAAATGATATTCTTGCCGTAACAGGAGACCCTGCCCGTGTCGGTGATTTTCCTGGCGCCTCTTCTGTGTATGATGTTTCTTCATTTGAATTGATCAGTATGATCAAGCAGTTAAATGAAGGATTATCGTTTTCAGGGAAAGACCTGGGCCAGAAAGCTGCCTTTTCAGTGGCAGGCGCTTTTAATCCCAATGTCCGCTCATTGGAAAAAGCGGTTGGGCGGCTCGAAAAGAAACTGGAGCACGGTGCGGATTATTTCATCTCGCAGCCTGTTTTCTCTGAAGAAAAACTGCTTGAGGTTCATGAGGCTGTGAAGGATTTAAAAGCACCTGTCTATATAGGCTTGATGCCTCTTACCGGCAGCCGGAATGCAGAGTTTCTCCATAATGAAGTTCCGGGAATCAAAATTTCCGACAGTATTAGAAGCAGGATGGCTTCATTAAAGGATGATCCAGCACGAGCTGGCGCTGAAGGCATTGCCATTGCCAAGTCGCTGATTGATGCAGCGGCAGAGCTGTTTAATGGCATTTACCTTATCACTCCATTTATGCGCTATGAAATGACTGTCGAGCTATCAAACTATGCCCGTGAGACAACCGAACGGCTTTCAAGGAGGAAACAGCATGTATAA
- the metH gene encoding methionine synthase, with translation MYKPSLQEQLKKKILIMDGAMGTMLQRANLSADDFGGEEYEGCNENLNITAPSVIEHIHLEYLKAGADIIETNTFGATSIVLADYDLEEKAYELNKIAVEIAREAADRISTPEWPRYVAGAMGPTTKTLSVTGGSTFEDMIAAYEEQARGLIDGGADLLLLETSQDMLNVKAGFIGIEKASKKTGIKLPLIVSGTIEPMGTTLAGQSIEAFYISLEHMKPLAVGLNCATGPEFMQDHIRSLSGLASTAVSCYPNAGLPDEEGQYHETPESLASKLEGFAKEGWLNIVGGCCGTTPEHIQAIAESVKDYKPRNYEGNSLHKVSGIEPLIYDDPTLRPIMVGERTNVIGSRKFKRLIAEGKFEEAAEIGRAQVKGGAHVIDICLADPDREEMQDVENFIKELVKKIKVPLVIDSTDEKVIEKALTYSQGKAIINSINLEDGEERFEAIAPLVHRYGAAVVVGTIDEEGMGVTAERKLEIAKRSHDLLVNKYHIPPQDLIFDPLVFPVGTGDEQYIGSAKATVDGIRLIKEALPEVQTILGISNVSFGLPPVGREILNSVFLYHCTQAGLDYAIVNTEKLERFASISKEEVLMAEKLLFETTDESLAIFTDFYRDKKKESKSVLPDMTLEERLAYYILEGTKEGLLPDLELALQAYLAPLDIINGPLMNGMKEVGRLFNDNQLIVAEVLQSAEVMKASVAYLEPHMEKGEAQSSSKGKIILATVKGDVHDIGKNLVDIILSNNGYEVIDLGIKVSPAELIENIRRENPDMVGLSGLLVKSAQQMVITAHDMKQAGIDIPILVGGAALSRKFTDTKISKEYDGLVLYAKDAMNGLSLANQLQEPEEAERLRIQQEEKQAAALNAVPYDRGSVAVAVKPKPTVSTKVPVFVPKDLKRHLLKTYSLSHIEPYINKQMLIGHHLGLKGNLQKLLAEKDEKAIKINAMVDELISEAKEKNWIEPKAVYQFFPAQSDGDKVFIYAEDEKTVIETFEFPRQETEPFLCLADFLKSKESGQMDYVSFFTVTAGKGIRAIADRLKAEGRFLESHALQSLALETAEGLAELIHRQIRDRWGFPDPVEMTMKDRFAAKYQGQRFSYGYPACPDLEDQKKLFKLIQPEDIGVHLTEECMMEPEASVSAMVFAHPEARYFNVLR, from the coding sequence ATGTATAAACCATCACTGCAGGAACAGCTAAAAAAGAAGATTCTGATCATGGACGGAGCAATGGGCACCATGCTTCAGAGAGCCAATCTATCAGCGGATGATTTTGGCGGCGAAGAATATGAAGGCTGCAACGAAAATCTAAATATTACAGCTCCATCTGTTATTGAACATATTCACCTTGAATATTTAAAAGCCGGTGCAGACATTATTGAAACCAATACCTTTGGTGCAACCAGCATTGTTCTCGCAGATTACGATCTGGAAGAAAAAGCTTATGAATTGAATAAAATTGCTGTTGAAATTGCCAGAGAAGCTGCAGACCGTATATCAACTCCTGAATGGCCGAGATATGTGGCAGGCGCTATGGGACCAACGACGAAGACACTGAGTGTTACCGGCGGGTCTACATTTGAAGACATGATAGCTGCTTATGAAGAGCAGGCCAGAGGGTTAATAGACGGGGGAGCGGATCTTCTTCTCCTCGAAACCAGTCAGGATATGCTGAATGTGAAGGCTGGTTTTATCGGCATTGAAAAGGCATCAAAAAAGACGGGAATAAAACTGCCGCTCATTGTTTCCGGAACAATTGAACCGATGGGCACGACCCTTGCAGGCCAATCGATTGAAGCCTTTTATATTTCGCTTGAACATATGAAGCCTCTGGCAGTTGGACTCAACTGTGCGACAGGTCCCGAATTCATGCAGGACCATATCCGTTCTTTGTCAGGATTGGCATCCACAGCAGTCAGCTGCTATCCCAATGCAGGATTGCCTGATGAAGAAGGACAGTATCATGAAACTCCCGAATCATTGGCGAGCAAGCTTGAGGGTTTTGCCAAAGAAGGCTGGCTGAATATTGTAGGCGGCTGCTGCGGAACCACACCTGAGCATATCCAGGCAATTGCTGAGTCTGTTAAAGATTATAAACCAAGGAATTATGAGGGGAACTCCCTGCATAAAGTTTCCGGAATTGAACCTCTGATTTATGATGATCCAACTTTAAGACCCATAATGGTCGGTGAACGAACAAATGTAATTGGTTCCCGCAAGTTTAAAAGACTGATTGCAGAAGGAAAGTTCGAGGAGGCTGCTGAGATAGGCCGTGCCCAGGTAAAAGGCGGTGCCCATGTTATTGATATTTGCCTGGCAGATCCAGATCGTGAAGAAATGCAGGATGTTGAGAATTTCATCAAGGAATTAGTGAAAAAAATAAAAGTTCCGCTCGTGATCGATTCAACAGATGAAAAAGTGATTGAAAAAGCTCTCACCTATTCACAGGGTAAAGCCATCATAAATTCGATTAATCTGGAAGATGGCGAAGAACGCTTTGAGGCGATTGCCCCTCTCGTTCACCGCTATGGTGCTGCAGTGGTTGTCGGAACGATTGACGAAGAAGGAATGGGTGTTACGGCTGAACGTAAACTTGAGATTGCAAAGCGTTCTCATGATTTACTTGTAAATAAATATCATATCCCGCCTCAGGATCTTATTTTTGACCCCCTCGTCTTCCCTGTTGGGACAGGGGATGAGCAATACATCGGGTCTGCAAAGGCAACGGTAGATGGAATCAGACTTATTAAAGAGGCTCTGCCGGAGGTTCAAACCATTTTGGGAATCAGTAACGTTTCCTTCGGCCTCCCTCCTGTTGGCAGGGAAATTTTAAATTCTGTATTTCTTTATCACTGCACCCAGGCAGGCCTGGATTATGCGATAGTGAACACAGAAAAACTCGAAAGATTTGCTTCCATATCTAAGGAAGAGGTTTTAATGGCTGAAAAGCTGCTATTTGAAACTACTGATGAATCACTTGCCATTTTCACTGATTTTTACCGGGATAAGAAAAAAGAAAGCAAAAGTGTTCTTCCGGATATGACACTTGAAGAACGCCTCGCCTATTATATACTTGAAGGAACAAAAGAAGGGCTGCTGCCGGATCTCGAACTTGCTCTCCAGGCATACCTTGCTCCGCTTGATATCATTAACGGGCCTTTAATGAACGGAATGAAGGAAGTCGGGAGATTGTTCAATGATAATCAGCTGATTGTCGCAGAGGTTCTGCAGAGCGCCGAGGTTATGAAAGCATCTGTAGCTTATCTTGAACCGCATATGGAAAAAGGTGAAGCCCAATCTTCATCCAAGGGGAAAATCATCCTGGCAACCGTTAAAGGTGATGTTCATGATATAGGGAAAAATCTTGTGGATATTATTTTAAGCAATAATGGATATGAAGTGATAGATTTGGGAATCAAAGTCTCCCCTGCTGAACTGATTGAAAACATCAGGCGTGAGAATCCGGATATGGTTGGCCTTTCAGGTCTGCTTGTTAAATCTGCACAGCAGATGGTCATAACCGCACACGACATGAAACAGGCTGGAATTGATATTCCGATTTTAGTTGGCGGCGCAGCCCTTTCAAGGAAATTCACGGATACTAAAATTTCCAAGGAATATGACGGTCTCGTGCTGTATGCCAAGGATGCTATGAACGGTCTCTCTTTAGCCAATCAGCTTCAGGAGCCTGAAGAGGCTGAGAGGCTGCGAATCCAGCAGGAAGAAAAACAGGCAGCAGCGCTTAATGCGGTACCATATGACCGCGGATCAGTGGCGGTTGCAGTAAAGCCAAAACCGACCGTCAGCACAAAGGTGCCAGTTTTTGTTCCAAAAGATTTAAAAAGGCATTTGCTGAAAACCTATTCCCTATCACATATTGAACCCTATATTAACAAGCAGATGCTTATTGGCCATCACCTTGGCTTAAAAGGAAACCTGCAAAAGCTGCTTGCGGAAAAAGATGAAAAAGCCATTAAAATTAACGCTATGGTTGATGAACTGATTTCTGAAGCAAAAGAGAAAAACTGGATTGAGCCAAAAGCAGTTTATCAATTCTTCCCTGCCCAGTCAGACGGCGATAAGGTGTTTATCTATGCTGAAGACGAAAAAACGGTCATCGAGACATTTGAGTTTCCTCGACAGGAAACAGAGCCATTCTTATGTCTGGCAGATTTCCTTAAATCAAAAGAAAGCGGTCAAATGGATTATGTATCCTTTTTTACTGTGACAGCCGGGAAAGGAATACGCGCTATTGCAGATCGTTTAAAAGCCGAAGGCAGATTCCTGGAAAGCCATGCCCTGCAGTCGCTGGCCTTGGAGACGGCTGAAGGCCTTGCTGAGCTGATCCACCGCCAGATCCGCGATCGCTGGGGATTCCCTGATCCGGTTGAAATGACGATGAAGGACCGTTTTGCGGCGAAATACCAGGGGCAGCGCTTTTCATATGGCTATCCTGCGTGCCCTGATCTGGAGGACCAGAAAAAGCTGTTTAAGCTTATACAGCCTGAGGATATCGGTGTTCACCTTACTGAAGAATGCATGATGGAACCTGAGGCTTCTGTATCTGCAATGGTGTTTGCCCATCCTGAAGCCAGATACTTTAATGTATTGAGATAA
- a CDS encoding HAD hydrolase-like protein, whose product MNVLWDLDGTILDTWPTLVRSFIRISGKELDPQEVLTPLKNGTAYQKFDVPPEKIADFRQMEATFMHDEKPLFPYVREILERNNVNVLVTHRNRQSTEELLEYWKLTSYFEEVICPEFDGFSLKPHPESYEYLHRRYHIDLAIGDQDTDLMPARQIGISTCAFRSTNPYADFSIDCYSKFEIAIK is encoded by the coding sequence ATGAATGTTCTCTGGGATTTAGATGGCACGATTCTGGATACTTGGCCCACTTTGGTTCGGTCTTTTATTCGCATATCCGGCAAAGAGCTGGATCCTCAAGAAGTGCTCACGCCCCTGAAAAACGGGACAGCTTATCAGAAATTTGATGTTCCTCCAGAAAAAATTGCTGATTTCCGTCAAATGGAAGCAACTTTTATGCATGATGAAAAGCCATTGTTTCCATATGTAAGGGAAATATTAGAGCGAAATAATGTTAACGTGCTTGTCACCCACCGTAACCGGCAATCAACGGAGGAACTGCTGGAGTATTGGAAACTTACTTCCTATTTTGAAGAAGTTATCTGCCCGGAATTTGATGGTTTCTCTTTAAAGCCGCATCCGGAGTCCTATGAATATCTGCACCGTCGATATCATATTGATTTGGCCATTGGCGACCAGGATACAGATTTAATGCCTGCCAGACAGATCGGCATTAGCACCTGTGCGTTTCGCAGCACTAATCCCTATGCAGACTTCTCGATTGATTGTTATTCAAAATTTGAGATTGCGATAAAGTGA
- a CDS encoding DUF3889 domain-containing protein, translated as MKKLMISLMVLMFLSEFIPIRAITGEAYAERPEPAYAKWGRLAMQTAKEKYPRAKILDYLHIGREKRQTTDIERFKLWVEDGGKEFGLYIDIEFDSQTDRVVRITTRKSAN; from the coding sequence ATGAAGAAATTAATGATCAGCCTTATGGTATTGATGTTCTTATCAGAATTCATTCCCATTCGGGCAATCACTGGAGAAGCCTATGCAGAGAGACCTGAACCAGCCTATGCAAAATGGGGCAGACTTGCTATGCAGACAGCAAAAGAGAAATACCCAAGAGCTAAAATCCTTGACTACCTGCATATCGGCAGAGAAAAGAGACAAACCACAGACATCGAAAGGTTTAAGCTATGGGTAGAGGATGGCGGCAAAGAGTTCGGTCTATACATTGATATTGAATTTGATTCACAAACGGACAGAGTTGTCAGGATTACTACGCGGAAATCAGCTAATTAG